The Blastomonas fulva genome contains a region encoding:
- a CDS encoding DUF2285 domain-containing protein encodes MWRPELTAVTVILDAAPEGFETAAPVPPRALGALLADLAGIDGRHVVVADAAGEHRLWLRDPAPGKPLAAIIPLDKDFITRIASLLRFHRRLLGRTAGPLPRGWPLTAYRLARLDLMLRAIDLRQNGATYREIATALGRDDAARLSASDWKMSASRSFVVRLVRDGIAMMNGDYRKLLRIR; translated from the coding sequence ATCTGGCGCCCGGAGCTGACCGCCGTCACGGTCATTCTCGACGCCGCGCCGGAGGGATTTGAGACCGCCGCCCCGGTCCCTCCGCGCGCGCTGGGCGCGCTGCTCGCCGACCTGGCCGGGATCGACGGCCGCCATGTCGTCGTCGCCGACGCGGCCGGCGAGCATCGGCTGTGGCTGCGCGATCCTGCACCGGGCAAGCCGCTCGCCGCGATCATTCCGCTCGACAAGGACTTCATCACCCGGATCGCGAGCCTGCTGCGCTTTCACCGGCGTCTGCTCGGCCGGACAGCCGGGCCGCTGCCGCGCGGCTGGCCGCTGACGGCCTATCGGCTCGCACGGCTCGACCTGATGCTCCGCGCGATAGACCTCCGTCAGAACGGCGCAACCTACCGCGAAATCGCGACAGCGCTGGGACGCGATGACGCTGCCCGTCTTTCCGCGAGCGACTGGAAAATGTCGGCCTCGCGGTCATTCGTCGTGCGCCTGGTCCGCGACGGCATCGCCATGATGAATGGCGACTATCGCAAGCTGCTCCGCATTCGTTGA
- a CDS encoding transcriptional regulator domain-containing protein, with protein MPTPPGRRQRRAGGLSDALGRADLAAEFLRRNRTYRAEHTQMQQRIASGAVAKNAAETAFARRWGLSFRHGAG; from the coding sequence ATGCCGACGCCACCTGGGCGTCGCCAGCGGCGCGCCGGCGGACTGTCCGACGCCCTCGGGCGCGCCGATTTAGCAGCTGAGTTCCTACGCCGAAACCGCACCTATCGCGCCGAACACACGCAGATGCAGCAGCGCATCGCGAGCGGCGCCGTCGCGAAGAACGCCGCCGAGACGGCGTTCGCGCGGCGCTGGGGGTTGTCCTTTCGCCACGGCGCCGGATGA
- a CDS encoding DNA -binding domain-containing protein, whose translation MVKMGFDECAPDSQQLTSYDEGHLADYLRLLDANADGTDWREAAGLIFGIDAAVEPDRAKTMHDTHLARARWITEVGYAHLLGCQPPLNR comes from the coding sequence ATGGTCAAGATGGGATTCGATGAATGCGCGCCTGATTCGCAGCAGCTCACCAGCTATGACGAGGGTCATTTGGCGGACTATCTGCGCTTGTTAGATGCTAACGCAGATGGAACCGATTGGCGCGAGGCAGCGGGACTGATTTTCGGCATCGACGCCGCCGTGGAGCCGGATCGTGCGAAGACGATGCATGACACTCATCTAGCTCGCGCGCGGTGGATAACAGAGGTGGGATATGCTCATCTGCTCGGCTGTCAGCCCCCGCTAAACCGTTAA
- a CDS encoding DUF932 domain-containing protein: protein MCHQLATRFGRNAHQISGREALDNEALYRHVPSIFAREAHDSRSERYVYVPTIDIVEGLRREGWFPFFAVQSVPRDGSRHGHAKHMLRLRRDDGIGKPEAAEVIIVNSHDGTSAYQMFAGMLRFVCTNSMIAGERFEEVRVPHKGNIQHDIIEGVYTVAEDFPRLIDASETMKEVRLSEEERRLLGEVSLVARYGEDESPLRPEQIIEPRRREDMGDSLWTTFNVIQENVVRGGLQGRKRNAEGRIRRSQTRAINGIDQNVTLNRALWTLAEGMQRLKA from the coding sequence ATGTGTCATCAGCTTGCCACCCGGTTCGGCCGCAACGCCCATCAGATCAGCGGCCGTGAGGCGCTCGACAACGAGGCGCTGTATCGGCACGTGCCGTCCATCTTCGCCCGCGAGGCGCACGACAGCCGTTCGGAGCGCTATGTCTATGTTCCGACCATCGACATCGTGGAGGGGCTGCGCCGGGAAGGATGGTTCCCTTTCTTCGCGGTTCAGTCGGTTCCGCGCGACGGCAGCCGCCACGGCCACGCCAAGCACATGCTGCGCCTGCGCCGGGACGACGGTATCGGCAAGCCCGAGGCGGCCGAAGTCATCATCGTCAACAGCCATGACGGGACCAGCGCCTATCAGATGTTCGCCGGGATGCTGCGGTTCGTCTGCACCAATAGCATGATCGCGGGCGAGCGGTTCGAGGAGGTCCGCGTGCCGCACAAGGGCAACATCCAGCACGATATAATCGAGGGTGTTTACACCGTGGCGGAGGACTTCCCCCGGCTGATCGACGCCAGCGAGACCATGAAGGAGGTTCGGCTTTCCGAGGAAGAGCGCCGCTTACTCGGCGAGGTCAGCCTGGTCGCGCGCTACGGAGAGGACGAAAGCCCGTTGCGGCCCGAGCAGATCATCGAGCCGCGCCGCCGCGAGGACATGGGTGACAGCCTGTGGACCACGTTCAACGTCATTCAGGAGAATGTCGTTCGGGGCGGATTACAGGGCCGCAAGCGCAATGCCGAGGGCCGTATCCGCCGCAGCCAGACCCGCGCCATCAACGGCATCGACCAGAACGTGACGCTCAATCGCGCGCTTTGGACACTGGCCGAAGGGATGCAGCGCCTCAAAGCCTAA
- a CDS encoding DUF736 domain-containing protein — protein sequence MATIGTFTQAGNGSFSGTIKTLTLNAKATLRPIEKESDKAPDFRLVVGTVECGAGWKKTSRENRDYISVKLDDPTFAAPIYATLVETETPGEYALIWSR from the coding sequence ATGGCCACCATCGGCACCTTCACCCAGGCGGGCAACGGCTCCTTCAGCGGAACCATCAAGACGCTCACCCTCAACGCAAAGGCCACCCTCCGTCCGATCGAGAAGGAGAGCGATAAGGCCCCCGATTTTCGTCTCGTGGTCGGCACGGTCGAGTGCGGCGCGGGATGGAAGAAGACCAGCCGCGAGAACCGCGACTACATCTCGGTCAAGCTGGACGATCCGACCTTCGCGGCTCCGATCTACGCCACTCTGGTCGAAACCGAGACCCCCGGCGAATACGCTCTCATCTGGTCGCGCTGA